The genomic stretch GAAAAGCTATAAAACACATGAATCGCTATATATGACCGGACAGGCACATCAGATTATGAATACGCTCAGACACTGGTTGTCAGATTACGGACCAGAGATGCAGGTAATTGACCTCATTCGAAAGCCTCAACATCTATTACCCTTAATTCGAAATCGTAAATAAAAAGCGAATTTCAATTTTTCATTTACAAAAAAGGTCTGGTGCGTACGCATGCCCAGACCTTTTCATATGCTGTTTTAATTTTACGATTTTGCGGATTCTTTCACGATCGATACAACGACACGTGCCGCCTCCACGAGACTGCTTACTTTAATTCGCTCATTTGTCGTATGAATATCTTCATATCCCAGCGCAAGATTCACGGTTGGAATACCAAAACCATTGAATATATTCGCGTCACTTCCGCCGCCGGAAGGGAAAGTTTGTGGTGTTAGACCCGCACTTGTGATCGCGCGTGCTGCGAGTTTTACAACCTCATCTTCATCCGTTAATTTAAAAGCAGGATAAGCGATGTCACTTTCAAATTCAGCTTTTGCCCCATACTGCTCACAAGTTGCCTGCAGGGCGTTTCTCATGTGATCTACTTGATTCTCCACTTTACTTTGAACAATACTCCGGGCTTCAGCCAAAATTTCAGCATAGTCACAAACGACATTCAGTGGACCTGCTCCAGAGAAACTTCCGATGTTCGCTGTTGTTTCATGGTCAACACGTCCTAGTTTCATGGCTGCAATTGCTTTGGCAGCGACTTGGATCGCGCTGATTCCATCTTC from Paenibacillus polygoni encodes the following:
- a CDS encoding Z-ring formation inhibitor MciZ, translated to MKSYKTHESLYMTGQAHQIMNTLRHWLSDYGPEMQVIDLIRKPQHLLPLIRNRK